In one Lycium barbarum isolate Lr01 chromosome 7, ASM1917538v2, whole genome shotgun sequence genomic region, the following are encoded:
- the LOC132603469 gene encoding uncharacterized protein LOC132603469 isoform X1 → MTTGSLPRSKGEMEEGITERYGKIKQGSWLDQFRHGSNPWMARYVYGLLFLIANLLAWAVRDYGHSILKEMKRLKECNGGEDSLGAEGVLRVSLGCSLFYFAMFLSTAGTSKLNDRRELWHSGWWSAKLFMNICLILLPFLLPGEIISIYGQVAHFGAGVFLLIQLVSIISFITWLNGCCHSKEYAVRCHIQMMLLATSAYIICIFGIILMYIWYTPQPSCLLNIFFISWTLVLLQLMTSVSLHPKQVNAGFLTPGFMGLYVVFLCWSAIRSEPPEEKCIRKAESATGKGDCFTIISFVVAVLAIVIATFSTGIDSKCFQFKKDDAPEEDDVPYGYGFFHFVFATGAMYFAMLLIGWNPNHAMKRFTIDVGWTSTWVRIVNEWLAVCVYIWMLVAPIVWESRQVAASHV, encoded by the exons ATGACTACAGGTTCTCTACCTCGCTCTAAAGGGGAAATGGAGGAGGGCATTACTGAGAGATATGGCAAGATCAAGCAAGGTTCCTGGTTAGATCAATTTCGACATGGCTCCAATCCTTGGATGGCTAGATATGTTTACGGTTTATTGTTTCTCATTGCAAATTTATTAGCTTGGGCTGTTCGTGATTATGGCCATAGCATTTTAAAAGAAATGAAGA GACTTAAAGAATGTAATGGTGGTGAAGACTCTTTGGGTGCAGAAGGAGTATTGAGAGTAAGCTTGGGGTGCTCT CTTTTCTATTTCGCCATGTTCCTCTCTACAGCTGGTACTTCGAAATTAAATGACCGCAGAGAATTATGGCACTCAGGATGGTGGTCTGCCAAGCTTTTCATGAATATTTGTCTAATTCTACTGCCCTTTCTTCTTCCAGGAGAGATTATTTCAATATATG GCCAGGTTGCACATTTTGGTGCTGG GGTCTTTTTATTAATCCAGCTTGTAAGTATAATCAGTTTTATCACATGGCTAAACGGTTGCTGCCACTCTAAGGAATATGCTGTGAGATG CCACATCCAAATGATGTTACTTGCAACCAGTGCATATATTATATGCATCTTTGGGATCATCTTAATGTACATTTGGTATACGCCTCAACCATCATGCCTTCTTAATATATTCTTCATCTCCTGGACGTTAGTACTCCTCCAACTCATGACAAGTGTTTCTCTCCACCCCAAG CAGGTGAACGCTGGTTTCCTGACTCCAGGTTTTATGGGGCTATATGTGGTGTTTCTCTGCTGGTCTGCCATCAGAAG TGAACCCCCAGAGGAGAAATGCATCCGGAAAGCAGAATCGGCAACTGGAAAAGGAGACTGCTTCACCATCATA AGCTTCGTTGTAGCGGTCCTTGCAATTGTCATTGCAACGTTTTCAACTGGAATTGATTCAAAATGCTTTCAG TTCAAGAAGGATGATGCACCTGAAGAAGATGATGTTCCATATGGTTATGGATTCTTTCATTTCGTCTTTGCAACAGGAGCTATGTATTTTGCAATGCTACTAATTGGATGGAATCCTAATCACGCCATGAAGAG GTTTACAATAGATGTTGGTTGGACCAGTACTTGGGTAAGGATAGTGAATGAATGGCTTGCAGTTTGTGTTTACA TATGGATGCTCGTGGCTCCCATCGTTTGGGAAAGCAGGCAAGTAGCAGCATCACATGTGTGA
- the LOC132603469 gene encoding uncharacterized protein LOC132603469 isoform X4, with protein sequence MTTGSLPRSKGEMEEGITERYGKIKQGSWLDQFRHGSNPWMARYVYGLLFLIANLLAWAVRDYGHSILKEMKRLKECNGGEDSLGAEGVLRVSLGCSLFYFAMFLSTAGTSKLNDRRELWHSGWWSAKLFMNICLILLPFLLPGEIISIYGQVAHFGAGVFLLIQLVSIISFITWLNGCCHSKEYAVRCHIQMMLLATSAYIICIFGIILMYIWYTPQPSCLLNIFFISWTLVLLQLMTSVSLHPKQVNAGFLTPGFMGLYVVFLCWSAIRSEPPEEKCIRKAESATGKGDCFTIISFVVAVLAIVIATFSTGIDSKCFQKEVTVQEG encoded by the exons ATGACTACAGGTTCTCTACCTCGCTCTAAAGGGGAAATGGAGGAGGGCATTACTGAGAGATATGGCAAGATCAAGCAAGGTTCCTGGTTAGATCAATTTCGACATGGCTCCAATCCTTGGATGGCTAGATATGTTTACGGTTTATTGTTTCTCATTGCAAATTTATTAGCTTGGGCTGTTCGTGATTATGGCCATAGCATTTTAAAAGAAATGAAGA GACTTAAAGAATGTAATGGTGGTGAAGACTCTTTGGGTGCAGAAGGAGTATTGAGAGTAAGCTTGGGGTGCTCT CTTTTCTATTTCGCCATGTTCCTCTCTACAGCTGGTACTTCGAAATTAAATGACCGCAGAGAATTATGGCACTCAGGATGGTGGTCTGCCAAGCTTTTCATGAATATTTGTCTAATTCTACTGCCCTTTCTTCTTCCAGGAGAGATTATTTCAATATATG GCCAGGTTGCACATTTTGGTGCTGG GGTCTTTTTATTAATCCAGCTTGTAAGTATAATCAGTTTTATCACATGGCTAAACGGTTGCTGCCACTCTAAGGAATATGCTGTGAGATG CCACATCCAAATGATGTTACTTGCAACCAGTGCATATATTATATGCATCTTTGGGATCATCTTAATGTACATTTGGTATACGCCTCAACCATCATGCCTTCTTAATATATTCTTCATCTCCTGGACGTTAGTACTCCTCCAACTCATGACAAGTGTTTCTCTCCACCCCAAG CAGGTGAACGCTGGTTTCCTGACTCCAGGTTTTATGGGGCTATATGTGGTGTTTCTCTGCTGGTCTGCCATCAGAAG TGAACCCCCAGAGGAGAAATGCATCCGGAAAGCAGAATCGGCAACTGGAAAAGGAGACTGCTTCACCATCATA AGCTTCGTTGTAGCGGTCCTTGCAATTGTCATTGCAACGTTTTCAACTGGAATTGATTCAAAATGCTTTCAG AAAGAAGTTACAGTTCAAGAAGGATGA
- the LOC132603469 gene encoding uncharacterized protein LOC132603469 isoform X3, producing MARSSKVPGLKECNGGEDSLGAEGVLRVSLGCSLFYFAMFLSTAGTSKLNDRRELWHSGWWSAKLFMNICLILLPFLLPGEIISIYGQVAHFGAGVFLLIQLVSIISFITWLNGCCHSKEYAVRCHIQMMLLATSAYIICIFGIILMYIWYTPQPSCLLNIFFISWTLVLLQLMTSVSLHPKQVNAGFLTPGFMGLYVVFLCWSAIRSEPPEEKCIRKAESATGKGDCFTIISFVVAVLAIVIATFSTGIDSKCFQFKKDDAPEEDDVPYGYGFFHFVFATGAMYFAMLLIGWNPNHAMKRFTIDVGWTSTWVRIVNEWLAVCVYIWMLVAPIVWESRQVAASHV from the exons ATGGCAAGATCAAGCAAGGTTCCTG GACTTAAAGAATGTAATGGTGGTGAAGACTCTTTGGGTGCAGAAGGAGTATTGAGAGTAAGCTTGGGGTGCTCT CTTTTCTATTTCGCCATGTTCCTCTCTACAGCTGGTACTTCGAAATTAAATGACCGCAGAGAATTATGGCACTCAGGATGGTGGTCTGCCAAGCTTTTCATGAATATTTGTCTAATTCTACTGCCCTTTCTTCTTCCAGGAGAGATTATTTCAATATATG GCCAGGTTGCACATTTTGGTGCTGG GGTCTTTTTATTAATCCAGCTTGTAAGTATAATCAGTTTTATCACATGGCTAAACGGTTGCTGCCACTCTAAGGAATATGCTGTGAGATG CCACATCCAAATGATGTTACTTGCAACCAGTGCATATATTATATGCATCTTTGGGATCATCTTAATGTACATTTGGTATACGCCTCAACCATCATGCCTTCTTAATATATTCTTCATCTCCTGGACGTTAGTACTCCTCCAACTCATGACAAGTGTTTCTCTCCACCCCAAG CAGGTGAACGCTGGTTTCCTGACTCCAGGTTTTATGGGGCTATATGTGGTGTTTCTCTGCTGGTCTGCCATCAGAAG TGAACCCCCAGAGGAGAAATGCATCCGGAAAGCAGAATCGGCAACTGGAAAAGGAGACTGCTTCACCATCATA AGCTTCGTTGTAGCGGTCCTTGCAATTGTCATTGCAACGTTTTCAACTGGAATTGATTCAAAATGCTTTCAG TTCAAGAAGGATGATGCACCTGAAGAAGATGATGTTCCATATGGTTATGGATTCTTTCATTTCGTCTTTGCAACAGGAGCTATGTATTTTGCAATGCTACTAATTGGATGGAATCCTAATCACGCCATGAAGAG GTTTACAATAGATGTTGGTTGGACCAGTACTTGGGTAAGGATAGTGAATGAATGGCTTGCAGTTTGTGTTTACA TATGGATGCTCGTGGCTCCCATCGTTTGGGAAAGCAGGCAAGTAGCAGCATCACATGTGTGA
- the LOC132603469 gene encoding uncharacterized protein LOC132603469 isoform X2, translated as MTTGSLPRSKGEMEEGITERYGKIKQGSWLDQFRHGSNPWMARYVYGLLFLIANLLAWAVRDYGHSILKEMKRLKECNGGEDSLGAEGVLRVSLGCSLFYFAMFLSTAGTSKLNDRRELWHSGWWSAKLFMNICLILLPFLLPGEIISIYGQVAHFGAGVFLLIQLVSIISFITWLNGCCHSKEYAVRCHIQMMLLATSAYIICIFGIILMYIWYTPQPSCLLNIFFISWTLVLLQLMTSVSLHPKVNAGFLTPGFMGLYVVFLCWSAIRSEPPEEKCIRKAESATGKGDCFTIISFVVAVLAIVIATFSTGIDSKCFQFKKDDAPEEDDVPYGYGFFHFVFATGAMYFAMLLIGWNPNHAMKRFTIDVGWTSTWVRIVNEWLAVCVYIWMLVAPIVWESRQVAASHV; from the exons ATGACTACAGGTTCTCTACCTCGCTCTAAAGGGGAAATGGAGGAGGGCATTACTGAGAGATATGGCAAGATCAAGCAAGGTTCCTGGTTAGATCAATTTCGACATGGCTCCAATCCTTGGATGGCTAGATATGTTTACGGTTTATTGTTTCTCATTGCAAATTTATTAGCTTGGGCTGTTCGTGATTATGGCCATAGCATTTTAAAAGAAATGAAGA GACTTAAAGAATGTAATGGTGGTGAAGACTCTTTGGGTGCAGAAGGAGTATTGAGAGTAAGCTTGGGGTGCTCT CTTTTCTATTTCGCCATGTTCCTCTCTACAGCTGGTACTTCGAAATTAAATGACCGCAGAGAATTATGGCACTCAGGATGGTGGTCTGCCAAGCTTTTCATGAATATTTGTCTAATTCTACTGCCCTTTCTTCTTCCAGGAGAGATTATTTCAATATATG GCCAGGTTGCACATTTTGGTGCTGG GGTCTTTTTATTAATCCAGCTTGTAAGTATAATCAGTTTTATCACATGGCTAAACGGTTGCTGCCACTCTAAGGAATATGCTGTGAGATG CCACATCCAAATGATGTTACTTGCAACCAGTGCATATATTATATGCATCTTTGGGATCATCTTAATGTACATTTGGTATACGCCTCAACCATCATGCCTTCTTAATATATTCTTCATCTCCTGGACGTTAGTACTCCTCCAACTCATGACAAGTGTTTCTCTCCACCCCAAG GTGAACGCTGGTTTCCTGACTCCAGGTTTTATGGGGCTATATGTGGTGTTTCTCTGCTGGTCTGCCATCAGAAG TGAACCCCCAGAGGAGAAATGCATCCGGAAAGCAGAATCGGCAACTGGAAAAGGAGACTGCTTCACCATCATA AGCTTCGTTGTAGCGGTCCTTGCAATTGTCATTGCAACGTTTTCAACTGGAATTGATTCAAAATGCTTTCAG TTCAAGAAGGATGATGCACCTGAAGAAGATGATGTTCCATATGGTTATGGATTCTTTCATTTCGTCTTTGCAACAGGAGCTATGTATTTTGCAATGCTACTAATTGGATGGAATCCTAATCACGCCATGAAGAG GTTTACAATAGATGTTGGTTGGACCAGTACTTGGGTAAGGATAGTGAATGAATGGCTTGCAGTTTGTGTTTACA TATGGATGCTCGTGGCTCCCATCGTTTGGGAAAGCAGGCAAGTAGCAGCATCACATGTGTGA